GTAGAATGTAAtgtcctaatttttttttgaaatattttacatttaattCCTTTTATTACTACCCAACCatccaattttatcaaaattgcCTACACTACCCTTATTTCCTTttctcaaccctaaccctaatttcaaaattaattcaaacaCTCTCATCTCTCATCTCATATGCTACACACAcagaggaaaaacaaaaagagtgaGGATCGGGAAGAAGAGGAGGGGAGAGGAAGGGACGGTGCCGGCGGGGCTGGCAGCTGCTGTTGCCGTCGTTGTCGCTGATCaggaagagagagggagaaggaaattaaaataggGAATGGGGAAGGAGAAAGGAAGAAGCGCAAAAAAGAGGTCATGTCCCGCCGTCCTCGCCGACGCCCCTAGAGACTATCCCTGCCGCAGTGGGAGCTTCCACTGTCGTTGTCGAGGACTACATCGCCACCACAAGAAGCCACCGCATGTGAAAGAGAAAGATGCGACACACAAAATAGAGGAAGGGGACGACATCTCATCGCTGTCGTGCCTTGTCGTTGCCACTTGACGAGGAGCTTCGTCGTCGTCGTCACGGTTGCGGGTATGCGGCTtcgaagagagggagagagagagtgagagaagCTCGCATAGGAGAGAGAAACGTAATAGCCAGAGAGAGGAGAGTCTCGCGAGGAGGGGGAGCTGGTACGCTTCCGCCATGTCGCAAGCTGCGCCTCTGGCCACCAGGAATCACGCTGACGTTGCCGGAAGCTGCCGCCAGAAACTCTGCAAGTTTTCCCTAGCTTAGCTTTGCTTCTGCCGGTTCTGTCCTTGCCGGTGGGGGGTCACCGGAGCTGCTGATGCTCCATCCTCTTATTTCCTTTGGAAAGACTAATCTTGTTCTGCCTTGTCTTGCCATAAAGCTCTATTATTGACTCTGTTTTATTCTGTTTGGtgtccttttttgcctttgttTAGTTTTAAACCACCGTAGGATATTGGATTCGCTACCATTGTTACTGTGGTTGTTCTATAATGTTGATACTAGGACTGTTGTTGATGTTGATGCAGTGAGGATTGAAGTTGTTGCTACTATCTCGGTCCAAATTTCGTGCTCTTTCATTCCATTCTACTTCAACCTTCCTCACCTTTTATCTTGGCACTCTGGTTTGGTCTCTTTGACCCCTTAGGACCAATTTGTGAGTAGGttttacatttataattataattgtttGACTTTACATCTATAACTATTTTGATATACGGTGCTTTGAACTTAGTTATACTTACAAAGATTActataaaagaattaaaacaGGTTTTAATAATCGATTTACTAGAACTAATGTAAAATCCCTACAATACCTTTATTCCTCTTTTCTCCAAAccaaaccctaattcctaaattAAACCCACGCACACTCACTCTCACACAAGCACACACTCTGAAGtcagaacaaaagaaaagaaagaaaaagagagagggaaaatggaaagggagaaagaaaggaagaagaaggggaGAAGGAGGATGACGCCGGTGAGGCTGGACGCCGCTGTCATTGTcgcaaagaaaaaggaagagatgCGCgggagagatgagagagagtgAGGTCGTAGAACTTTCATGGAGAAAGAGGAAAGTGCGTGGCGGAGAAGAGGAAGGAAGGAGTCCCGTCGCCGCCGCTACCATTGATCGAGACTGTCGCCGTCCCAGTTAAGGCCATCGTCGTCGCCAAGCAGAGCAAAGAAGGGGGTGAATGGGAGAGAGAAAAGGGAGCTCTGCTGGAGCAGGTCGCTGAGTTGCTGCTGCCTTCCACCACACCGCGAGACAGAGCAAACCTTCTATTCTTACACTATCATTGCAGTTGCCTCTGGTGCAGGTGGAGGAGGTGACTAGAGAAGAGATTGTTCTGCTTCTACTTTTGGTTTTTCATTGTTTGCCGGAGTCTCTGGGGCCATGAATGTTGCTGCCAGAGTCCTCGGAATTATTGCCATTAAGAGCCACCACTGCTCTTCCTTTACCTTGGTAAAACAAAATCCATTCTTCTTGTACTTTACATCTCTTTCCATTTCTGTTATGCTTTATCTGCGTTACGCTCTCGCTCTATTTTTGtgctatctttttttattaatctgcTTTTGCTGTTGTTTGTTACGGGCTAGAAGTGGTAGCTATGCTGCTGTTGTTTTGAGATTACATTCGTGACATTGTCGTTAGAGTTGCTGCTGCTGTTAGAATTGAAGTTGCTGCCACTGGTTCGGTCCAAATTCTGCGCTTTTTCGTTCCATTCTATTCCAACCTTCCTCGCCATTTAATTTGGCATTTCGGGTTCGGTTTCTTCGGTCTCTTGAGACCAAGTTGTGAGTAGGCATTTTACATTTATAATTGGTTGACTTTacatctataattattttattttgatatatgttGTTTTGAACTTAAAATTACACTTACATATTATTatcaaagaattttaaattagattgaataattgatttattagaactaaatatttatctttGTTAAGTTCATTTTAATATGCACATGAGACTATATGTTTTTATGCGACTATATGCATGTTTGTTGAagctttatattattttaaaatacttGATTTTAttcgaatatgatttttttgaagCATTAAAGTATTTGTTGTTActcacttattttaaaattgtgaaaTATATTTGAAATGCCTTAAGATTGacaaaatatgattaaaaaagatttggatgaaaaagtattatttgatttgatttgatacaTTATATGTTTGAAGATTGaaaaatttgttatatttgaaattaatgttttgaattggtttgagAGGCTCGTATTAGAAAACCGTAGTTAACGGCAGATATGACGTTAACTTAGATGCATCTGACTCAGATCTCAACTAGTAAGGGCAttgctagcctaacgtgtagGCCACACATTGGATTTGTTATTCCGGTCGGACACACTAGAGGAAAGGGTTACCCATAAAGGTGGAGCCGTCCAAGTGTGtacttttgatttgatttctgtatGAGAGCTTCCTTATTGATTCACTTATTATtatcaactattattttttaattaaaaaattactttaataataatgtttataCAGTCTCATGTCGATTATAGATGTATTGTCTGGTCATTGAGTTGCAAAATTcaccccttttttttaaatatttttcaggaACAAATACTTGATTATGTGAGACTTTCTATTCAAGAATAACGATCTGTACCGAATACTTATTCTTTGTCGAGTTCCTAGATGTTATATGCTCTATATATCACAGGCAGGATCCAACTactcttaattatttaattttgttaaaaatatataattatttattttagaacttgtaaaatatttgtaacttTTTTATTCAACTTATATTTGAGTCTATTAGGCTTGCTATGAGATTATTTTCCTAAGCGCCGGTCATGGCTCATTTTGGGCCGTGACaactaaatatttatatttgttaaGCTCATTTTAATATGCACATGACACTATATGTTTTTGAGACTATATGTACgtttaaaaaagttttatattattttaaagcatTTGATTTTACTCGAATATGTATTTTCGAAATATTAAAGTATTTGTTGgtatttacttattttaaaattatgaactaTATTTAAAATGTCTTaagattgagaaaatatgattgaactatgatttggatgagaaaatattattttattgatttgaTACATCATGTTTGAAACACCCAAGAATTTGTTATATTCGAAactatatgttttgaattggtttgggaggCTCGTATTAGAAAACTATAGTTAACGATGATTATGACGTTAACCTAAATGCATCTGGCTCAGACCTCAGTTAGCAGGAGCgttgctagcctaacgtgtagGCTACATGTTGGATCTGTTATTTCTTATAGACACATGAGAGAAAAGGGCTACCCTTACAGGTGGAGCCGCCTAAGCGTGAATTATTTGATTTGCTTTCTATATGAGAACTCGCTTATTGATTCACTcattcatataaattattattttctaactaaaattatttttataataatttttatatggtCTCATGTGAATTATAGATGTACTGTTTAGTCATTGGGTTGTAAAATTCACTCCGGTcgtttttttctaaaaataattttttaggaaTAAATATTTGAGTATGTAAGTCTTTCTATTCAAGATTAATAATCTGCAAgaggtatttattttttgttgaatttttagaTATCATCTGCTCTATATGTCACAAGTAAGATTcatctatattttatttttgtttaaaactgtaaattaatacaaaatatttgtaatatttttatttattttatatttaaatctgTTAGACTTGCTGGGACTATTTTCCTGAACACCAATCATGACTCATTTCAGGCGGTCACAAAAATATCCATCTCTATGTTATCGCGTTTTAATTcccttattttttcttcttattggtTTATTTCCATATTGTTTTACAGGATGGAGATATACTCCTATTAGGAAATCCAGAAGAATGGCAAACCTTCCGACTAAACCGTTAGAGAAAGTTATTAACTTACTCGGGGAAGCGAGTATTCGCCAGCTTGATTATATTGTCAACTGTGAAGGCCATGTTAAGGAATTAAAAGAACTCACTGAGACTCTTGAAAGTAGGAGGCAAACGGTGAATGAGCGAGTTCAAGTTGCAAAAGACAATGCAGAAGAAATCACACCTGCTGTTGAAGATTGGCTTAAGAAGGTGGcggaaaagaaggaagaaagtaAGGAGTTTGAAGATGATGAAACCCTCAAATCCAAGACAAGTTGCTTTGGCGGGGGGTGCTCTAGCGGGGCTCTCCCTTTTTTGTGGCGCAGGCGTCAACTTGgcaggaaagcaaagaagataTTGGCACCGGCAATCAAGCAGCTGAATAATGAAACTCCTGATGGTGCAAATATCTCTTATCGACAAGCTCCAATGTTTGAGGATTGCAATTCATCTGGCGGTGGCTATCTCgaatttgaatcaaggaaggGTATAATTGAGAAGGTCATGGAGCGATTAAAAGATTCCAAGGTAAGAATGGTTGGACTACATGGGCCTAGTGGCGTGGGCAAGACCTCTCTGGTAGAACAAATTCGAAAACAAGCTAAGGACAGCATATTGTTCGACAAGGTAGCCATGGCAACCATAAAAGAAGAACCAGACCTTCAAAAGGTTCAACAAGATATTGCGGACGGTTTAGGATTGACCTTTGGAAATGAAGGTGAGAATGGGAGAGCATCTCTTTTGAGAAAGAGGTTGAAGCAGGGGAATACCCTTGTGATCCTGGATGACCTTTGGGAAGAATTGGACCTGAATAAGATTGGAATTCCATTTGATGAAGATGATGTTTCAAGCCACGTGATGCACCAAGAAAGACCAGAGGAGGAAGAGCAAATAACAAGTGAAAATTCTTCTAGCACCACCAAGGGATGCAAACTTTTTGTCATTTCAAGATCTAAAGAAGTGttgcaaaataaaatgaatgtcGAAGAAAAATCAATCGTCCTTGTCCCCGAGTTAGACATGGAAGAAACTTTGAGATTGTTCAAGAAAGTGGTTGGAATGTCGAATAAAAATCCTAACTTCAATAGCGAAGCTCTTCACAAGTACTGTGCAGGATTGCCAATGGCAGTTATTCTAGTCGGGAAGTCATTAAAGAACAAGAGCGATTCAGAGTGGGAAGGCGAActagaaagaataaaaaaccaacaagaatcaaatGAAGTGCAAAAGTACATGGAGAAATACGTGAGGATGGGCTATGATCATCTAGCAAGCGAGGAGCTCAAGTCCACTTTCCTTGTGTGTGCTCAAATGGGTCATCAATCATTAATTTCTGACTTGGTGAAGTACTGCTATGGTTTGGGCATACTTAAAGATGTTCATACTCTGAGAGATGCCCGCAAGAGCATATCGAAGTCAATCAAGAAGCTAAAAGATTCAGGCTTGTTGGATAGTAATTCCGGTGATCATTTCAATATGCATGATATAATTCGAGATGCTGCTCTGTCTATGGCGTGCAAGAATCAGAATGTGTTTATCCTGAGAAATAAAACGTTGGATGTCTGGCCTGAcaagaaagaacttgagagctGCATTGGAATTCATCTACACAAGAGCCATATCATGGTTGAACTCCCAGAAGTTTTGAATTGTcctcaactcaaattttttcatATTGACAGTGATGATTCAAGTTTAGAAATACCAGACAGGTTTTTTGAAAGAATGGAAGAACTCAGAGTATTAGTATTATCTGGAATTCATATACCAAGTCTGCCGTCTTCAATTAAATGCTTACCAAACCTCAGAATGCTTTGTCTGGAGAACTGCACTCTTGGTAACTTgtcaattataaataaattgaaaaatttaagAATTCTTAGCCTATCAGGTTCTAGAATTGAAAATTGGTCAACAGAGTTGGAGGGCTTATGCAGATTACAATTGCTAGACATTAGCGATTGTTCAATAAGCAGATTCACTCGACCTCTTTCTCTATCGAGGCTCATTAGTTTGGAGGAATTGCATATAAAAAATAGCTTGACCAAAATTGAGGTGGAGGGAGAAGTAAATCAGAGTCAAATTTCAGTTCTTTCTGAGCTGAAATATTTGCATCAATTGAATACTATAGATGTATGCATCCCTAGTGTTGAAGATTTACTAACAGACTTGTTCTTTCACGAGTTGAATGATTATAAGATTGTGATTGGAGACATTGAGACAATTTCAATTGGGGATTTTAAGATGCCCAATAAATATGAAGCTTCCAGATCTTTGGCACTGCAGCTAAAACCTGGCATGGATATTCACTCCCTCAAAGGAATCAAATTGCTATTCAAAGGAGTGGAGAATTTGCTGTTGGGAGATCTCTGTGGAGTTCAAGATGCATTTTATGAGTTGAATCTGGATGGATTTCCATGTTTGAAAAACTTGTCGATCGTAAATAACAATGCCATTAAATATATTGTGAACTCAATGGAGTTGTCACAACCTCAAGACGCCTTTTGTAGTTTAGAGTTTCTCAACCTTTTCAACCTAATGAACATTGAGAAGATATGTTGCAGTCCTGTAACAAATTCCTCATTTTCTAGACTAAAGACCATCAAAGTGAAGATGTGCCCCCAATTGAAGAGCATATTCTTCTTTTACATTGTTAAAGTTCTTACTAGTCTGGAAACAATTGATGTCTCTGAATGTAATTCTCTACAAGTAATTGTTGGTGAGGAAGGAGAAGGATCCAACAATAAGGTTGAGCTTCAAGAGTTACGCTCTTTGACACTACAAAAGTTACCATCATTTGTCAATTTTTACAACAAAGTGCGGCAAGCAAGAATCACTAATGGCATAGAAATTGTTCCAGTAGAGGATGAGCAAAGTGTGGCAACTTCCTTTCCTCTATTTGATGAAACTGTATGGCTTTCTTTAatcttaaaataatttgtatttgACATTTTAGAATAGTGATTCCAATAGAGTAACAtgctttgtgtgtttttttcctGCAGGTAGATATTCCAAAGTTAGAGATCTTGAATTTGTTCTCAATCAAGATCCACATGATATGGAACAGTCAACCTTCAAATGATCGGTTTTTTCATAACTTAATAAAGTTAACTCTGGAAGACTGTTGTAACTTGAAATATTTATGCTCATTGTCTGTGGCTCGCTGTCtgaataaactaaaaaatatctcCATAACAAGGTGTCCAGTAATGGAGAAATTATTCATCACTGAAAGAAATAAGAATGAGTATCCAACGGTGCGTAGGATGATGATGAAGTTTGTAAtagattttttatgttttgtgcATGTTACTTAATTATtgtgttttatattatttactcACCATTctagctatatatatatatgctaatGTTCATCATTGTTTACCTGACTTTTATCTAATGACTTTTTATTACATTAAAACAGGTTTGTATTTTTCCTGAGTTGGAGGAAATCCAGTTGAGTAAAATGGAGAAGTTAAAAGACATATGGCCTCATGAAGACGAAGTCAGTGCAGATTCATTTCCTAGACTCACTTCTGTGAGTATTAGCCAATGCAATAAGCTTGACATGATTTTTCCTGATCACACGAGATGTTGGTATTTGCATTTGAAAAGCTTAAATGTTTATTGGTGTGAGTCCGTGGAATTCATTTTCAAAAGTAGACATCCTCCGCAACAAAATGACACAAAATCTGCATTATTGGAGGTTATTTATTTGCGTGATCTCCCATATCTGAAGCAAGTGTGGAGTGCAGATCCAAAAGGAGTTGTTAACTTCACAAATCTACAGAGTATAAGGATTTCTAAATGTAACAGATTGAGCAATGTGTTGCCAACTTCTATAGCCAAGGATCTTGGAAAACTACAAAGCTTTTCAATAGCCTCATGTCGTAGTTTGGAGGAAATTATTGCGTGTGATGGAGGATCAGAAACAAGCAATGAAGCATTGGAGTTTTCTGAAGTAGTCTTCATATCATTTTGTCAGTTACCAACCATCCGATCTTTCTATAAAGGAAAGACATATAGTAGAGTTTCCAAAATTGAAGCAACTGACANNNNNNNNNNNNNNNcaaatttgaaaatattcaaaacagaaaataccaatgaagaagaaaaagcattgTTATCAACTGAAAAGGTAAAGTGATTAGCAAAActtatgattttattatcttCTCTAATTCATATCTACCACATCATTGCAATGACCTCGTAGACATCAGGCATAAATTGAAAGGGAATCTATTATTAAGTACGCTGCTTAACCAGAATTAATAGGGAAATattcatttatattaaaattcaatGTGAAAAATGTAAAAACTTAACTTTTAGCCagttaatattagttttttgtcagttttaaaaatatatatttttaaaaaaaattagggtttaaaatttataatttagaatttattattaaaaatttatgatttagaatttaaaatttaaaataaaataattttaaaaattaactaatgcTAGgtgaaaaaaaagttaatttccTAGTATGGCTCTAAAACTATTCATATGGATACacataataaaaagatatttccTAGCGCTACTTgttttgaatataaaacacaGAATTGTATGAAACGGTAAATTTATATGCATTTAATATCATCAAAtcttcgaaaaaaaaatttattttacttttgtatTCTTAAGTCTTAATAAATGTTTTAGAgagtaaaaaagaaaacaaatattttagagACATTTATTAGTCAatatacctttttttttttactagtcAATATACCCtttaagtcattttttttatttgctgtAAGTTTTCATAATATTCTCTTAATACCTAGGTTGTTTTTGGATAGTATTTCAAAGATAGAAATACAAGAAGTAATACATAATagagataaaaaataacttGAAAGTCAGACATGgacaaaacatttttttattttctatactttctaaaaataataaatacataatatgtGTTTTTCTTGTGTGTCTAAATATGGAAAGAAACAAAGTAAACACCTATATCCGAGCGGATGATTTGCTGAAGATCAACACAAGGCTCAAACCAAATAACGTGATTAAAGTTACTCTTGGCACCATATCTAGTCATCCAATTCGCAGCTCTATTTGCTTCTCGGGACACCCACTCAACGTGAACAAGCCAAGGACGAGATAAAAACGCCTGAATCTTGTGAACCAAATCTGTTACTTCAGATGAATACCTACTTGTAAGCACATGCATGATGAGCAGAATGTCAAGACAATCCGTTTCGCATATAATATCTTTCAAACCGCAATTCCAAACTAAAACCAGCCCCCTCCAAACAGCAAATAATTCACACCTGATAAATTATGGGGGAAATGCTTCTAGAGCGGCTCGAGATCATATCTCCCTTAAGAATCTCTAATAATACACCAAATCCCGCTAAATTTGAATCCAGATACAAGCTTGCAtcacaattaactttaaaattgtTGCCTACCGGTGGTTCCCAACACAGGCAATTTCAGAGGGACCTAAAGGCATTGTTTCGATTCCTGTAAACCTGTAAGTCCTTGGCGGTAACTCTGGTCAAGGCAACAACCTTGTGGTTTGTCCAAGGGTTGTCAGTATTGAATATGTCATTGCACCTATGTCTCCATACCCACCAAGTCCTGCACCAAAAGACGCCTCATTGTTAGCCAAGGCCTTCTGAAACCACTCTTCAAGAGCAGTACCAGCCATCGAGTCCAGGATAATAGGATCCAACATATGCCAAATTGCCTTTGATCGTTCACAATCTCTAAGGCAATGCTCCATAGTCTCATGCGCCTTGTTACATCTCTTACACATATCTGAAGAAGCTAAATGCCGCTTGAATCGAAAGGTCTCCATTGGTAGAGCATCATGTAAGCCAAGCCACATAGTAAATTTGAATTTCTCCAGAATATTTGTATTCCACAACCAGTTCAAGTTACTATTGGCATTCCAATTTAATGTTTTCTCTAATAACCATCTATAACCCTCTCTTGCactatatttttttgttgctgCAGGCCACTACTCACACTGTGGCTCCAACTTAGTCGAACTAGGATATCTCAGACCATAAATAAACTGTTTAATCTCATGCTGAATAAGCGTGGTAAGACTATCAACTTCCCAATACACCATTTTCCACAAATCAAACACTATGAAATCTGATTCAGAAAATGTACATAAGGAATAAGGTTGCAAAGCTTACCAAGAGGAGTCCACTCATCATACCAAACTGATTTGTGGATATCCCCAATATTCCAATGAAGCCCTTCTTTGATATGCTCATAGGCACTAACAATGTTCTTCCACGTAGCTGATGAAGAATTTCTACTATTTTTGTTCATACCAGATTGATTCCTGAGATATTTATGCTTCAGAACCTGCACCCACAACTTCTCACTATTATTTAGACAATCCCATACCAACTTTTTGAGAAGCGCCATGTTAGCATAGGAACAATCCCTAATACCTAATCCTCCTGTCCTTTTAGGAGTTATGGCGACCTCTCACCTGACCAGAGACAGCCCTTTGCTGGTCGCTTGGCCTTTCCACAA
This sequence is a window from Arachis duranensis cultivar V14167 chromosome 2, aradu.V14167.gnm2.J7QH, whole genome shotgun sequence. Protein-coding genes within it:
- the LOC110278279 gene encoding probable disease resistance protein At4g27220, with the translated sequence MKTSEVKRRRLGEELFQLARSGLRERRNLHDGVAQSSAVCTAMSLEATAAVVGGSATPLREDKNRGEAIQFKWERGMQFCVVYGWRYTPIRKSRRMANLPTKPLEKVINLLGEASIRQLDYIVNCEGHVKELKELTETLESRRQTVNERVQVAKDNAEEITPAVEDWLKKVAEKKEESKEFEDDETLKSKTSCFGGGCSSGALPFLWRRRQLGRKAKKILAPAIKQLNNETPDGANISYRQAPMFEDCNSSGGGYLEFESRKGIIEKVMERLKDSKVRMVGLHGPSGVGKTSLVEQIRKQAKDSILFDKVAMATIKEEPDLQKVQQDIADGLGLTFGNEGENGRASLLRKRLKQGNTLVILDDLWEELDLNKIGIPFDEDDVSSHVMHQERPEEEEQITSENSSSTTKGCKLFVISRSKEVLQNKMNVEEKSIVLVPELDMEETLRLFKKVVGMSNKNPNFNSEALHKYCAGLPMAVILVGKSLKNKSDSEWEGELERIKNQQESNEVQKYMEKYVRMGYDHLASEELKSTFLVCAQMGHQSLISDLVKYCYGLGILKDVHTLRDARKSISKSIKKLKDSGLLDSNSGDHFNMHDIIRDAALSMACKNQNVFILRNKTLDVWPDKKELESCIGIHLHKSHIMVELPEVLNCPQLKFFHIDSDDSSLEIPDRFFERMEELRVLVLSGIHIPSLPSSIKCLPNLRMLCLENCTLGNLSIINKLKNLRILSLSGSRIENWSTELEGLCRLQLLDISDCSISRFTRPLSLSRLISLEELHIKNSLTKIEVEGEVNQSQISVLSELKYLHQLNTIDVCIPSVEDLLTDLFFHELNDYKIVIGDIETISIGDFKMPNKYEASRSLALQLKPGMDIHSLKGIKLLFKGVENLLLGDLCGVQDAFYELNLDGFPCLKNLSIVNNNAIKYIVNSMELSQPQDAFCSLEFLNLFNLMNIEKICCSPVTNSSFSRLKTIKVKMCPQLKSIFFFYIVKVLTSLETIDVSECNSLQVIVGEEGEGSNNKVELQELRSLTLQKLPSFVNFYNKVRQARITNGIEIVPVEDEQSVATSFPLFDETVDIPKLEILNLFSIKIHMIWNSQPSNDRCPVMEKLFITERNKNEYPTVCIFPELEEIQLSKMEKLKDIWPHEDEVSADSFPRLTSIEQCVANFYSQGSWKTTKLFNSLMS